In Variovorax paradoxus, a single genomic region encodes these proteins:
- a CDS encoding dipeptide ABC transporter ATP-binding protein has product MSEASTGVVVEATNLQRTYDIRRGLFRAPSHLRAVGDISFRIERGRTLAVVGESGCGKSTLARMVALIEKPTAGQLTLVGTDAVDTPAERKRELRQAVQLVFQNPYGSLNPRKKISAVLEDPLAINTTMGKQERAAKAREMLARVGLRPEYANRYPHMFSGGQRQRIAIARALMLNPRLLVADEPVSALDVSIQAQVLNLLADLQAELGLAYLFISHDLGVVRHIAHDVLVMYLGHAVEQGPKSRIFSRPLHPYTQALLASTPGLSSQRIVLKGELPSPLNPPAGCVFSTRCPHVAERCRQERPLPRMLDERLVACHYSEKFLDGAPLVRADVPSAAIAMATNL; this is encoded by the coding sequence ATGAGCGAGGCATCGACCGGTGTGGTCGTCGAGGCGACCAACCTGCAACGCACCTACGACATCCGCCGCGGGCTGTTCCGTGCGCCGTCGCATCTGCGCGCGGTGGGCGACATCTCGTTTCGCATCGAACGCGGCCGCACGCTGGCCGTGGTCGGCGAGTCGGGCTGCGGCAAGTCGACGCTGGCGCGCATGGTCGCGCTGATCGAGAAGCCGACGGCGGGCCAGCTCACGCTGGTCGGCACCGATGCCGTCGATACGCCGGCCGAGCGCAAGCGCGAGCTGCGCCAGGCCGTGCAGTTGGTGTTCCAGAACCCGTACGGCTCGCTCAATCCGCGCAAGAAGATCTCGGCGGTGCTCGAAGATCCGCTGGCCATCAACACCACCATGGGCAAGCAGGAGCGCGCCGCCAAAGCCCGCGAGATGCTGGCACGCGTGGGCCTGCGGCCCGAGTACGCCAACCGCTATCCGCACATGTTTTCCGGCGGCCAGCGCCAGCGCATCGCCATTGCGCGCGCGCTGATGCTGAACCCGCGTTTGCTGGTGGCCGACGAGCCGGTGTCGGCGCTCGATGTGTCGATCCAGGCGCAGGTGCTGAACCTGCTGGCCGACCTGCAGGCCGAATTGGGGCTGGCGTATCTCTTCATCTCGCACGACCTTGGCGTGGTGCGACACATCGCGCACGACGTGCTCGTGATGTACCTCGGCCATGCGGTGGAGCAGGGCCCGAAGTCGCGCATCTTCTCGCGACCGCTGCATCCCTACACGCAGGCGCTGCTGGCCTCGACGCCGGGGCTCAGCAGCCAGCGCATCGTGCTCAAGGGCGAGCTGCCGTCGCCGCTGAACCCTCCCGCCGGTTGCGTGTTCAGCACGCGCTGCCCGCACGTGGCCGAGCGCTGCCGCCAGGAGCGCCCGCTGCCGCGCATGCTCGACGAGCGGCTGGTGGCCTGCCACTACTCGGAGAAGTTTCTCGACGGCGCGCCGCTCGTGCGCGCCGATGTTCCGTCGGCCGCCATCGCGATGGCGACGAATCTCTAG
- a CDS encoding ABC transporter permease subunit — MASTQTVSAGAKSTAPPGPLREFWAAFSANRGAVIGLVTIILLMLVAMFAPWIAPHAPNETNSAVFLQPPAWQQGGSTSYLLGTDAIGRDILSRLMYGARLSLSIGVAVVALSVVVGVVLGLIAGFFRGVLEIAIMRLMDIVLTLPSLLLAIVIVAILGPGLVNAMLAVAIVVLPHYVRITRAAVIAEVSRDYVTAARVSGAGTLRLMFREVLPNCAAPLIVQASLGISTAILDAAALGFLGLGAQPPSPEWGTMLADAREFVLRAWWVVTFPGLAILMAVLAFNLLGDGLRDALDPKLKR; from the coding sequence ATGGCCTCGACTCAAACAGTTTCCGCCGGTGCAAAAAGCACCGCCCCTCCCGGCCCCTTGCGCGAGTTCTGGGCGGCCTTCTCGGCCAACCGTGGCGCGGTCATCGGGCTCGTCACCATCATCCTGCTGATGCTGGTCGCGATGTTCGCGCCGTGGATCGCGCCGCATGCGCCGAACGAAACCAACAGCGCCGTCTTCCTGCAGCCGCCGGCGTGGCAGCAGGGCGGCTCCACGAGCTACCTGCTGGGCACCGACGCGATCGGGCGCGACATTCTTTCGCGGCTCATGTACGGCGCACGGCTGTCGCTGTCCATCGGCGTGGCGGTGGTGGCGCTGTCGGTGGTGGTGGGCGTGGTGCTCGGGCTGATCGCGGGCTTCTTTCGCGGCGTGCTCGAGATCGCGATCATGCGGCTGATGGACATCGTGCTCACGCTGCCCAGCCTGCTGCTCGCCATCGTGATCGTCGCCATTCTCGGGCCGGGGCTGGTCAATGCAATGCTCGCGGTGGCCATCGTGGTGCTGCCGCACTACGTGCGCATCACGCGCGCCGCCGTCATCGCCGAGGTCTCGCGCGACTACGTGACCGCAGCGCGCGTGAGCGGCGCCGGCACGCTGCGCCTGATGTTCCGCGAGGTGCTGCCCAACTGCGCCGCGCCGCTCATCGTGCAGGCTTCGCTCGGCATCTCCACGGCCATCCTCGACGCGGCGGCGCTCGGCTTCCTCGGCCTCGGCGCGCAACCGCCTTCACCCGAGTGGGGAACCATGCTGGCCGACGCGCGCGAGTTCGTGCTGCGCGCCTGGTGGGTCGTCACCTTCCCAGGGCTGGCGATCCTCATGGCCGTGCTGGCTTTCAATCTTCTGGGTGACGGCCTGCGCGATGCACTCGACCCCAAGCTCAAGCGCTAG
- a CDS encoding ABC transporter ATP-binding protein produces the protein MPLLDIKDLHVEFPTQGGVLHAVDGVSLTLEEGEVLGIVGESGSGKSVTMMALMGLVGFPGRVRAEHMRFAGKELLGISDKARRSLVGKEVAMIFQEPTTSLNPCFTIGFQLMETLRLHLKLDKREAKRRATELLEQVGIPAASSRLGSYPHQLSGGMNQRVMIAMAIACNPRLLIADEPTTALDVTIQAQILDLLRDLQKERGMALVLITHNMGVVSEMAQRIAVMYAGQVMEHQRVDHLFASPQHPYTEALLAALPERVAPEGRLATISGMVPGVHDRPAGCLFAPRCSYVTERACHVRPALREWQGAEVRCHFPLGEPGRKAAIESDPPRRRATDKVLP, from the coding sequence ATGCCTTTGCTTGATATCAAGGACCTGCACGTCGAGTTCCCCACGCAGGGCGGCGTGCTGCACGCAGTCGACGGCGTCAGCCTCACGCTCGAAGAAGGCGAGGTGCTCGGCATCGTCGGCGAATCGGGCTCGGGCAAGAGCGTCACCATGATGGCGCTGATGGGCCTCGTCGGATTTCCCGGCCGGGTGCGCGCGGAGCACATGCGCTTTGCGGGCAAGGAGCTGCTCGGCATCTCCGACAAGGCGCGCCGCTCGCTGGTCGGCAAGGAGGTCGCGATGATCTTCCAGGAGCCGACCACCAGCCTCAACCCCTGCTTCACCATCGGTTTCCAGCTGATGGAAACATTGCGGCTGCACCTGAAGCTCGACAAGCGCGAGGCGAAGCGCCGCGCGACCGAGCTGCTCGAGCAGGTGGGCATTCCCGCCGCGTCCTCGCGCCTGGGCAGCTATCCGCACCAGCTCTCGGGCGGCATGAACCAGCGCGTGATGATCGCGATGGCCATCGCCTGCAACCCGCGCCTGCTGATCGCCGATGAGCCGACCACCGCGCTCGACGTCACCATCCAGGCGCAGATCCTCGACCTGCTGCGCGACCTGCAGAAAGAGCGCGGCATGGCGCTGGTGCTCATCACGCACAACATGGGCGTGGTGAGCGAGATGGCGCAGCGCATCGCCGTGATGTACGCGGGCCAGGTGATGGAGCACCAGCGCGTCGACCACCTCTTCGCATCGCCGCAGCACCCGTACACGGAAGCGTTGCTCGCGGCATTGCCCGAACGCGTCGCGCCCGAGGGTCGGCTCGCCACCATCAGCGGCATGGTGCCCGGCGTGCACGACCGGCCGGCGGGTTGCCTGTTCGCGCCGCGTTGCAGCTACGTGACCGAGCGCGCCTGCCATGTGCGCCCGGCGCTGCGCGAATGGCAGGGCGCGGAGGTGCGATGCCACTTTCCGCTCGGCGAACCGGGGCGCAAGGCGGCCATCGAAAGCGATCCGCCGCGGCGGCGTGCGACCGACAAGGTGCTGCCATGA